The following is a genomic window from Numida meleagris isolate 19003 breed g44 Domestic line chromosome 25, NumMel1.0, whole genome shotgun sequence.
AATAAAGAGGCCTCAGGTTttagaaatacacatttctgtatagaaaggaaataaaagacgTGTGTTGCTTTTCATTGAAAATGGCCGTAGAGAAATAGGAACGTTTGCCTCTGTGCATTcaattctttcctctctccctttgtATAGAGAAAAGCCTGTAGCAGGCATTTAATTAACTTTATATGCCAGTAGTCTCATTAATATTAGCAGCTTTTCTCATGTGAGAGCAGGGTTGTATGTATTAAATCAGGGTTTgctctgaatgtttttcattcacATGCCCTGTTTCACTGAAAAGTTGGAGCACTCCCTGCAAAGAGGTGGTGTGTGCCttcattagaaaaattaatgttGGGGAGCTTGCTTATTAcccttctttttaatgaaaaacacaatGAAGGGAACAGAGCTGTAGGTGATGTGCGAAGGGAAGCTCCGTTCCCAAATTCTTCAGCTTGAAGGTGTCAATGTGCAGGAGGACCCTGAGCCTCTGCAGTCTGCTTCTAAATAGGCCATAGCCCAGAACATCTGAAGGTCTCTGTGACTCATGGGTGGGAATCTCCTAATGATCTTAGTTATTTTTATACGTGTCTGCTGCCAcatgctgctctgccccagcgcAGAGAACAGCTCTGTGAGCACCGGGTGAGCGCACGCAGCTGGGGAGGTGGGCACagcctggggaaggaggaaggagaaattaaaagacaaaagcaaggCAAAGGCACAATATTCACGTCAAATAGAGGCACGGgacagcaaggaaaaaggagcagaaatagCAAATAAAGGCATTAAAAGGACCGTACGGGCAAAGGACTTTggattttctcttctgctttacGGAGCAAAATGGGACAGCAGTTTACCAACGCTGAAGGGGAACAGACAGAGATCGATGTTGCTGAACTGCAGGAATGGTATAAGAAATTTGTGGTTGAATGTCCCAGCGGAACCCTCTTCATGCACGAATTCAAGAGGTTCTTCGGCGTCCAGGACAACCACGAAGCAGCAGAGTACATTGAAAACATGTTCAGAGCTTTTGATAAGAATGGGGTAAGTGGCGAGGAGTTCTTGCGCTGGTTTGTTGGTGATCAGCACCTTTCCTCCTGCAAGCCAgagctcctctgctgcagctcccaccctGGTCACAATGCTCTGCTGGGGCACAAGGGGCACGTACTGCAGTGCTCGGTGTGGGCTGGGATGGCCTCACAAACCTGTGCGCTGACTAAGAGCAGAACATCCTTACTGGAGTGTTTGTAGATGGATTGAAAGGTTCGAGTTTAGGCAGTCGTATTTGTGACAATATTACTGAAAAGTCATCCAATTATCTCAGGCcgaatgggaaaaaaatctgttatggCGGGGAGGTTACAGTGGCTTGATATGCAGTAGAAGAagtgtgtgtatgcatatacaGGGGGCATGTAACAAAACATTGATCGCAGATGCTCAAAAGCAAAGGAATGTCGGCTAACTTGGAACTCCCGGTTTCGATTCCCTTTGCTGTAGGGAAAGGGAAGCACCCTTTCCTGGGGTGCTTTCCCCAGGGCACCTGGGCAAGCAGGCTTTCTGGTTTAGTGGCAGTTTAGATGCTCTCGTGTATTTGTGCAAAAGCTAGCGTAATGCTCTCCTGTAATACCCATGGAAATGTAATATGCTTGCCTTTCTTACCTTGAGATGGGTAAGGGATGCTTGacaatcttatttttctgaagctctTGATTGTATTCGAAGCAGCACAGATACTCTCGGCCCATGGTGTGTCTTCTGGCAGTTTTGCACTGAGGTTTTGTAATCAGTTTTCTATCAGCCATGCCCAGTTAAGTGTCAGTGAGactctcctctttcctcctccgTCAGGATAACACCATTGACTTTCTGGAATACGTGGCTGCCTTGAATCTTGTTTTACGGGGAAAACTGGAGCACAAGCTGAGGTGGACGTTCAAAGTGTATGACAAGGATGGGAATGGCTGCATAGACAAACCTGAGCTGCTAGAAATTGTTGAGGTAAGTCGGCGTTGCCTCATCGCTTATTTCAGCAATCGCAGTTCTTTGGCAACGTGGTGATGCACTCGGTTTTTGTGATAACTGGGTTTCAAGGCAGCTGTGGGCAGTGAAGCTGCAATGCCTGACCCTGGCGAAGGGTCAGAGGGTTGGTGGAGCccagcagtggggacagcagcGCTGTGGGCTCCAGGTCTCTGCTCGGACCTTGCTGTCGGATGCTTTGCATCAGAACCCACTGCCTTGGCTGGAGGAGAGTGCTTCAGCCCTGCTCCTCGCAGCAGCCAGGCTTCGTGACTGCACAGCGGCTGAGAATACGCTGGGAGGCACAAACTAGCAGAGGAATCCCATTTGTAATTCGTCCTTTTTGGGTTTCTGTTCCGTGCTGAGTTTTAATTAGTGACTGTGAAGGTGTGCGAGGAGGCATGTGGGTTCGCAGGCAGACACGGGTAACTGGCCTTGAACTTCAGGTAAATCCCTCAGGGAGTGTGCCAGTCACACCTTCACCCCTTCACAGCCATATTTATGAACTTTAACTGGTGCTTATGGGATCCTTTAGGATTCGGGGGTAAACGCAATACCAAAAGAACTCAGCTGCGGAAAGCAAGTCCTTTGGGTagccagcagctgggaaatAGCAACCAACTTGTTACCTGCAGGGCCAGGGGCAGGTGGGGAGCATCGGGGAGCCGGACCTGGGCAGGTTCAATTATGGTTTTGAGGTCAGACTGGAATTGGCCAGAGCTGTGTTAGGCCCTCGCTAATCCCCTCTCTGGGAAGACATCGGACAAAACACTTCAGCCTAATGAGCAGAGATAATGATGAGCAGGTGGCTGTCATGTAAGGCCGAGGTGGGAGGAATAATTGAAACGTGCCATTTTCTGATAACAAAGTGGAGCAAGAGCTGGGGTCAGGGTATGTGCTGCTGCAGGTCGGGACTTGCAGCTTGGGCAGGAGCTCcaggagggctgggagggaggtgCTCTGCTCAGGCCTTAGGAAAAACTCATATTGGAAAGCCAGGTTTTCCCATCTGAAACTCTAGCCTCGTTCCTCCCAAAGGAGCCCTGAGGTCTTGACCATGCTCTGTGAGGGAAGCaaacaggaggcagcagcttcAAGGCACAGATAAAGGAATCCTTAGAAAGCTGCAGCCTTTGTAAAAGGCCTCTACGCTGCTGCCAAAACAACGAATTTCATCACTGCTCTTCATTTTCCAAGCCTTTCTTCTGACCTGTGAACTTCTTTTTCAGTCCATCTACAAGCTGAAGAAAGTGTGTCGGTCGGAGGTGGAGGAGAGGACTCCGCTGCTCACGCCAGAGGAAGTTGTGGACAGGATATTTCAGTTGGTGGATGAGAATGGGGATGGTAAGGAACTGATGGCTCCGATTGCATTCATGCATAATGAAAAGTTATCTCTGCTGGGCAGGCTGGTTTTAATTACGTTTATCAAGAAATCGCTTAGAATGGTCGTATTACTCAGACAGTTTGGGTTTGGTTCTGGTTTGTTCACGGTCAGAACCGAGAGCAGCTGGTGCCGCAGGAGGAaatctgttcttattttaatgtaaaatgtcCCCATTCTGTCTGGATGCTGCACCAGCCTTGTTCTCAGAGTGcccacagcagccagagagCGCATCCATCCCAGCCTGTGAACTGCTGCCCGATGGTGCCTGCAGGGTGTGCTTTTGATCCTGGCACAGCCCTGTGAGCTGAGGTGACACTGCACACTAGCCAAAGGGATTGGGGGGGGTTGGAATGAATGGGTGGGGTTGCAGCCCCATTATTGGCCTCTTTTAGCCAGCTGACCTATAGAGTCTGTACGGGGAAAACACAGGAGGTGCTTTTCAGTTCCTGTTGTCCTCTTCTTGTGTCTGATCTGTCCTGTTTTGTCTCCCTGTCCTGTCCTCCTCACCTCCCACACAGGGCAGCTGTCCCTGGATGAGTTCATTGACGGGGCCAGGAAGGACAAGTGGGTGATGAAGATGTTGCAGATGGATGTGAACCCCGGGGGATGGATCTCGGAGCAGAGGCGGAaaagtgctttgttttgagGGAGCCCGGTTTTGATGCGGCTGAAGATGGGTGCAGACTGTGGCTGTGGCTCCCTTACTCCAGGGTGTAGTGGCTTTCCTTGTCAGTACAATCTCGGCATCCAGATGAAAACTGCAGTGGCTGAAGAAGCCGTATCTCAATCTAAAACCCGTGCTCTGCGAGGACTCCTGGTACCCAGAGACTATTTTTAGCCCGTGAATAAGTCTCTCTGTGTACACAACGCCACGTTTGCCAGCTCTGGTTTTTGGTTACACCCCGAGGAACAAACTTTCCATGGTGAAGTGGAGCGGGACCTGGGCTGTGTCTGGTCTGGgccacagagcagagaagtGAGAACCTGGTGCTGCGGTGCCATCTCCGTGCAGGGCAGCGTCTGCATCACTGATGTCTGCAGATACAGACACTAACCCAAAAGCAACGGCAATAGGGGTGCTCTGATGACAGTCTGCACCATCTGGACTATTGCTACGGTACATAAAGAGGATGCATATTTAGTGGATTATACTACTAATAATGTGAAGTGATTGAACACCAATGTATTGCTATCAAACAAGTAGATTATAAGGTTTATATTCAGTGTAAGCCAAGGCTACACAGAGCTGAGGAAAAGGCAGCACGTGGGCTGGGCAAGGGGGAGCAGTCACTGCGAGTGCCTCCCTCTGTGGGGCAGATTCTGCTCCTTGCACGTGGGATAagggctgcaggaagagcaggGTCAGCACAGCAGTGTCACTGCAGTGAGGGggtggcactgctgtgctggagaacaGGAGGGGACAGGACAAATCTGCTGCGTTGCTGGAGGGGTACAGTGGTTTTACACTGGACTTCTATTTAGCCACTGCAGAGAGAGAATTGGCACAGCTTGGAGGTTGAGCTCTGCTGTTCTCCCAGCTGACCCGTAGACCTATAGCTGTATGAAAGAAGTTGAGTTGGGCTCGTTCTTCGGTTCACTTTCCTTGGGTTTATTtctcaaatcattttttctttacaagaaaatattcacCTGCAAAATAACGTGAGATTTCGTGTTTTACTTTTCCCATGGGATCACTGGGCCAAGCCACATCCATGAAGAAGCTGgcaatctctctttttttttttttttttttttttttttttttgtggggtttttcgTGGCCTTTAATTGTGACAGTAGTACCTTCCACCAGGTGACCGCTTTCCTGGTTTGCAGTTTTGTCCACTTAACCAGTGCTTAAGTTCAGGAATAGGATGAAGTGTTTAGGGTAGGGCACGGTCAGTGCTGGAGACCAAATACACATACATTTCCACTTTGAGACAGCCTTTCTGAGTGCTCTCTGTATATACACTCTCACTGTTGGCATGTCTGCTTATCAGAGCAGATTAGACTCCTCGCTCATGCTGCTGTCAGGTCGTGTTCAAGGCTCATTCAAGTCAACAGTTCATCTGCCTGGAAGAAACATCTCCCTTCCAGCTGATACGAGGACCTGGGAGAAAGGATTCACTTTGCTGGTTTCCAAGCTCTTGGACAAACGTTCTCATGGCAGAACACAAACATAATCCCTCAAATTTCAGCATCTCGGGCAACGTGACGCTCCACTTCTGCTTCTCGCAGTTCTTAACTTGAAGTGGTTCTGTAGTTACCGTAGTTGAGCCCCACGGTTTTAATGAAATGCTGTGGGTTTTGGTGCCCTGCtccctggggctggagctgtggCACCTCCGTGCTCGCACTCCTGCACTGGGGTGGTAGAGGGCATCCTAACACCGAGCAGGCGGCGCCGGGAGTTTTGTATCGTGAGTTTAATAAAGGTCGGTTTATTAAAAGTTGTTTCGTAGCAGTTTTTTTCCCACTGGAATGAAGCTGGAGGCCCGAGAGTCTGACCACAGTTCTGGTGTTGGAGACTGATGGAATGAGTTGAAGGGAAGTAATGGGAGTTAAGGGCAGCAGCTGACCTGGGTGAGGCAGAGGTGGGGGTGGTACTGCAGACGCAGAGCAGGAAtggagctgtgctcagctgcaaTGCAGCGACACGGGCGAGAGCGTGTGTGATCAACGCTCATTTTCTGAATGGAATTtgacagagctgctggcaaTACCACGAGCTGAGGGTGCAGCAGTGAGATGGCCTCTGGTTCATCCCTGGGAGGGCTGAGGAAGGGAACACAAAGCGTTTGGGACTCAGCTGCAGGACGCTGGCAGTGATGGGGACAACAGCGGTGCTTGAGCTGGCGTAGCTCGGTGGAAAATCTCTTCCCAATCTTGTGATCTTTTGTCAAGAAATCACAAGGTGCTTTGGTCTTAGTCCTCTTTTTAAATCCATAGGTATAAATGCTTTGATCTCCTCCCAAACTCAGCTCACGCTTACATCAAGGTACTGAAGTCAGACATTCTGCATAATCCATTTTCCAGACTCGCAGCCCAGCTGGAATTGGATTTGGCTGATCGGATTTCTTGTCGGCCTAAATGGGGAAACAGGATGGCTCGGAGAGGGCAAATGCCATCTGATTTTCTGAGCTCCTTACCGTCAGCTCTGAGGTTTTGATGCACGCAGGGTTGGGTGGGATTGAAGGTGAAATAATGGGGTTGGGAAGCTGGAGGTGAGGGGGCTGCAGGTGGCTGAGGGCGAGGGGCAGCGAGCAGCGAGCGCTGCATCctgagatgctgcaggaggGAATGTGCTGAGCGCAGTTCTGAGCAGCAGAAATCATGAAGCTGAGAGGACAGGGGGTGGTTACACGGTGCTTAGCCACGTTCTTCTTTTGTCTGTGTCTGTATTCTGTGAGGTGAGGCTCACCTGGGGGTCGCTGGGGCTCGGTGGCTGCCCTGGGGAGAACCTTAtgtgcagctcagccccagagcagctgggatCCCTTTGGGAGTGCTGTACTGAGTGGGCAGTGCAGGGCTTCGGCAGCCCCATGGGTGTACCCACTGCTCCCCAAATCCACCGCTCAGCCCAGGGGTTGCTCTGTGCATCGCTCCCCAGCGGCATCGCTGAGCAACACGGCCGTGGCTCCGGCACAGCCGCTGCcatttggaaagagaaataaaataattctgcacCATTAGGGAGTCACAATGtcagtttttcattgttttcactttgtttttgtCCAGGTTGAGAAAACATCCTCCTGAGAGCGATGCTGAGGGTTGCAAGGTGCCGGCTGGGTTTCTCAAACAGCCCTTTTAGAGGAGGTTTGTCTTTAGGGGTTCCCGTGGCATTGAAATTGGCTGCGCTGGGGCTTCCTGCAGCAACTTGGGAGCGCAGTGGGGCTCcctgctcctctgggcagcGGATAGGGGCAGGATGGagacagaaggaagcaggaaggaaagcagcaggagcttgGGAAGGCTGGGAAATAAAGCACAGCCCTC
Proteins encoded in this region:
- the GUCA1B gene encoding guanylyl cyclase-activating protein 2 → MGQQFTNAEGEQTEIDVAELQEWYKKFVVECPSGTLFMHEFKRFFGVQDNHEAAEYIENMFRAFDKNGDNTIDFLEYVAALNLVLRGKLEHKLRWTFKVYDKDGNGCIDKPELLEIVESIYKLKKVCRSEVEERTPLLTPEEVVDRIFQLVDENGDGQLSLDEFIDGARKDKWVMKMLQMDVNPGGWISEQRRKSALF